Proteins from one Anopheles nili chromosome 2, idAnoNiliSN_F5_01, whole genome shotgun sequence genomic window:
- the LOC128730468 gene encoding zinc finger HIT domain-containing protein 2, whose translation MDKELCKICQNKHASYTCPRCNILYCSVQCYKSQQHLECSEGFFRENVVQELALRKADDDATNSTKSMLEILKRLDPQEPWGGDNSSEDSTVELDDAEEQIDSDDDERESELATRMEGVDLDDMESVWERLTSAEKQTFECLVENGDITKFLPEPDIWWTKTHEVDLIQPVEENSRQERELLNACPKIYSTIPKFDEIFKKEPSPTVRHNIANVLAAYSFVYRYFLGDIYENSLESADCLLSICLNLKSGAVFDSEALAIESIVNQCQIEGLPTDENTHFVLKADVCMFFAGPACCGKKYRKLYLLAALSDIRSLLGKANRDMKQLNNETNSMTLVKPGAEVVNDGANKETNSDVADVKHIHGPVLRNCQKKIDFFLAYVVSKFQK comes from the coding sequence ATATTGTTCCGTACAATGCTACAAATCCCAGCAGCACCTAGAATGCTCCGAGGGGTTCTTCCGTGAAAACGTGGTTCAAGAGCTCGCTTTACGAAAAGCGGATGATGACGCCACTAATTCGACAAAATCGATGCTTGAAATACTGAAGCGATTGGATCCGCAGGAGCCATGGGGAGGTGATAATTCGTCTGAAGATTCAACGGTGGAACTCGACGATGCTGAAGAGCAAATAGACTCGGATGACGATGAACGCGAAAGCGAGCTTGCAACTAGGATGGAAGGAGTGGATCTTGATGACATGGAAAGTGTATGGGAACGGCTCACCagtgcagaaaaacaaacgttcgAATGCCTTGTAGAAAACGGAGATATTACTAAGTTCCTTCCAGAACCGGACATCTGGTGGACAAAGACCCATGAAGTGGACCTCATACAGCCCGTTGAAGAAAACTCTCGGCAGGAACGAGAATTACTAAACGCTTGTCCTAAAATTTACAGCACCATCCCAAAAttcgatgaaatattcaaaaagGAGCCTTCACCAACGGTACGACATAATATTGCCAACGTCCTAGCCGCTTACTCTTTCGTTTATCGGTATTTTCTTGGCGACATTTATGAAAATTCCTTAGAATCTGCAGACTGTCTGTTAAGCATCTGCCTGAACCTTAAAAGTGGCGCGGTGTTTGACTCTGAGGCACTTGCAATTGAATCAATTGTAAATCAGTGTCAAATTGAGGGACTGCCCACAGACGAAAATACTCACTTCGTGCTGAAAGCCGACGTCTGCATGTTTTTTGCTGGTCCAGCTTGCTGCGGAAAAAAGTACAGGAAGCTGTATCTCTTGGCTGCGCTCTCTGATATTCGTAGTCTCCTAGGCAAAGCAAATCGTGACATGAAGCAGTTGAACAATGAAACGAATTCGATGACTCTAGTGAAGCCGGGAGCAGAAGTAGTGAATGACGGAGCGAATAAAGAAACTAACAGCGATGTCGCCGATGTAAAACACATCCATGGTCCGGTGCTAAGAAACTGtcagaaaaaaatagatttcTTTCTTGCTTATGTTGTCTCAAAGTTTCAAAAATAG
- the LOC128721278 gene encoding transcription factor Sp4-like produces MNESSITVERKGADEKMDDNENYIECSKMNFSQFANPFAGSNQFAAGKFPQNLSTSASNGQVLGLVSGGEGAMQFLRPMDGTAVSTASAMFQQQQSGQHGQVVTATGIPHPAMASPAYITLPITMPGAKPGDAQQTVQIQVLNPNPMPSQMGTGANGQGQAGSAPPGALSTPKFQMGQMQIPIQGFQQGTTVLTVAYSPQDEEMLHNQGLPEGMTIVAALQPQDLQLLAAQNPGTTTILQQQQQQQSNLSATSAATTGGVKIDSENPPPLRQIKQESPTLWNQPSLVPTSIHSNSDLTEIIHQQQHHQQQQQQQLRPTQNLNLQPYLKFNSSNNSAANPSLTTLMNGSHHLSHLVLPSGVAIAPVGIIKQEVTDEHSNENTQYGPADSSSQMENGANGSPDGGSVGVGCVDGADNKSGKGMNEGDNGTDGATASGKARKKRKYKTKLPKPKRQKPGQVHIATAIDGTVLFCCPECHMAYPEKECLEQHLVVHKIERRFICDICGAGLKRKEHLERHKLGHNPERPFICNVCEKGFKRKEHLNLHYVIHSGVKTEICNDCGKGFYRKDHLRKHIKSHLTKRLKEEKASSRNNNNNNNNNSINNNRNASSGSIPTSITNGMPSTSIATLATGIPPGLTITTTSANMHSGDDADGNCVQSTVSQNLLQSAISQPQGVTIHIPTADNQTLPVQISLPNLVAQQQTDNDGSTRTVLVSNSPENLHHLHLPTSSSSNNSITTSTTTVNSSTAVVASTVAL; encoded by the exons GTTCTTGGATTAGTATCCGGTGGTGAAGGAGCCATGCAGTTTTTACGACCAATGGACGGAACGGCAGTCAGTACGGCATCCGCGAtgtttcagcagcagcagtccgGTCAGCATGGTCAGGTCGTAACGGCAACCGGTATACCACACCCTGCAATGGCATCGCCTGCGTACATCACGCTTCCAATCACCATGCCCGGTGCGAAGCCGGGCGACGCACAACAAACCGTACAAATACAGGTGTTGAACCCAAATCCTATGCCGTCGCAAATGGGTACAGGGGCGAACGGGCAAGGTCAAGCGGGTTCGGCTCCGCCAGGGGCACTTTCGACACCCAAATTTCAGATGGGACAAATGCAAATACCTATCCAGGGGTTTCAGCAAGGAACGACTGTACTGACGGTGGCCTACAGCCCCCAGGACGAGGAGATGCTACATAATCAAGGCCTCCCCGAGGGCATGACGATTGTGGCTGCCCTGCAACCGCAGGATTTGCAATTGCTAGCCGCGCAAAATCCAGGTACCACCACAAttcttcagcagcaacagcaacaacagtcCAACCTGTCTGCAACAAGTGCTGCAACTACAGGTGGAGTGAAGATAGATAGCGAAAATCCTCCCCCGTTGCGACAAATTAAGCAAGAATCTCCGACGCTCTGGAACCAACCGTCGCTCGTTCCAACCTCCATACATTCGAATAGCGATCTTACGGAAATTatccatcagcaacagcaccaccagcagcagcaacaacagcaactacGACCAACGCAAAATCTCAACCTACAGCCATACCTAAAGTTTAACAGCAGTAACAACAGTGCTGCCAATCCCTCGTTAACGACGCTCATGAACGGCAGCCATCACCTCTCGCACTTGGTGCTTCCGTCGGGTGTTGCAATAGCTCCTGTCGGGATCATCAAGCAGGAAGTGACGGACGAACATTCGAACGAGAACACACAGTACGGGCCGGCGGACAGCTCGAGCCAGATGGAGAACGGTGCCAATGGCTCGCCGGATGGTGGCAGCGTGGGGGTAGGATGTGTCGACGGTGCAGATAACAAAAGTGGCAAGGGCATGAACGAGGGTGACAATGGGACAGACGGCGCAACGGCCAGCGGGAAAGCGCGGAAGAAACGCAAGTACAAAACGAAACTACCGAAGCCCAAGAGACAAAAACCGGGACAAGTGCACATTGCAACGGCCATCGATGGGACGGTGCTCTTCTGCTGCCCGGAATGTCATATGGCTTACCCGGAGAAGGAATGCCTGGAGCAGCACTTGGTGGTGCATAAGATCGAACGACGGTTTATATGTGATATCTGTGGGGCTGGGTTGAAGCGCAAGGAACATCTCGAACGACACAAGCTCGGCCACAATCCCGAGCGACCATTTATTTGTaatgtgtgcgaaaaaggTTTCAAGCGGAAGGAGCATCTTAATCTGCATTATGTCATACACAGCGGTGTCAAGACGGAG ATCTGTAACGATTGCGGGAAGGGTTTTTACCGGAAAGACCACCTTCGGAAACACATTAAATCTCACCTCACGAAGCGGTTAAAAGAGGAGAAAGCTTCCAGtcgcaacaataacaacaacaacaacaacaacagcattaACAACAATCGAAACGCAAGCAGCGGTTCAATCCCGACGTCTATTACCAACGGGATGCCTAGCACATCGATAGCGACGTTAGCGACTGGAATCCCTCCTGGATTGACCATTACTACGACGAGTGCAAATATGCACAGTGGAGATGATGCCGACGGTAACTGTGTGCAGTCCACGGTCAGCCAGAATCTGCTCCAAAGTGCAATAAGTCAGCCGCAGGGTGTAACGATACAT aTACCAACGGCTGACAACCAAACGCTACCGGTACAAATTTCCCTACCCAATCTGGTGGCACAGCAGCAGACCGACAATGACGGTAGTACAAGAACGGTTTTAGTGTCGAATTCACCGGAGAATTTGCATCACCTGCACCTCCCtactagcagcagcagtaacaaCAGTATCACCACCTCCACTACCACCGTCAATAGTAGCACGGCCGTTGTAGCATCGACGGTGGCATTATAA